The stretch of DNA TGCCGTTTTGCCGATCGCTAAAGACTATAAACGAATAGGGGAGGGCGACACGGGCTTGAATACCGGTGGAATGGGGTCTGTTTCCCCTGTTAGTTTTGTAGATGAAGTGTTGATGCAAAAGGTAGAAGAGCAGATCATTAAGCCGACGATCAAAGGCATCCAGGAACGAAGACTCACCTATAAAGGCTTTGTTTTTATTGGACTGATTGTCGTAAAAGGAGCGCCTTACGTTATCGAATACAATTGCCGTATGGGAGACCCTGAAACGGAAGTCGTTTTCCCGCGATTGCAGAGTGATTTGGTGGCTTTGTTGCAAGCGATTCACGAAGAGCGAATAGGGCAATTCAGGATAGAAAAAGACCCCAGAGCGGCGGCAGCTATCATTTTGGTGGCTGGAGGTTACCCTGAGGCCTATGAAAAAGGAAAGGAGATCACAAACATTGACAAAACGGAGGGTAGCCTGATCTTTCACGCTGGCACCCGGAGAGACGGAGCGTCCGTGGTAACCAATGGCGGACGCGTCATCGCCATCACGTCCTATGGCACCAATTTTAAGGATGCCCTGGCGATTTCTAACAGGAATGCGGCCATCATTCAGTTTGAAGGAAAGCATTTCAGAAAAGATATAGGGTTTGACCTTTGATTCTCGGTTCTGGCAAAAGGTATTTTCAGGGCAGTATTCCTGCGCATCCGCCACCTAATGACAAAATAAACAAGAGCGAAATGCGGTTATGGTAACAATGGGCGCTAATTCTCGTTGAAATTAGCAAATCATTAACAGCCTTTTGGCCTTTATTAAGTAGCTTCTTAGTAATTTTGCGCAGTTTTTAAAAAAGGTTCAAATCTCAAAAGCATGAATGAATTGACTAAAAAATCTTGTATAGTGCTGTTTAGAAAAAGTTTGGTCCTGGCCATTTGTATGGTTATGGGCACATTTATTTGGGCACAGCAGGATGATCCCGTCCTTTTCTCTGTAGACGGAACCCCAGTTAAGGTGTCTGAATTCACCTACATTTATAGTAAAACAAACGGTAAAAACGCTGATTTTTCCAGGAAATCATTGGATGAATACCTTGACCTGTATGTCAAGTTTAAACTAAAGGTACGCAAGGCCAAAGAGATGCGCCTGGATACCATTAAGCAGCTGCAAGAGGAGTTAGCGGGTTATCGCAAACAATTGGCAGATTCCTATCTATTGGATAAAACCGTCAAAAAAAATTTGGCAAAAGAAGTGTACGACCGTCAACAGGAAGATGTTGATATCAGCCATATCTTGGTTAGCCTCAAACAAGACCCATTACCGGCGGATACCCTGGCTGCCTTTGAGAAGGCATTAGCGATCAAAAAGCGTTTGGAGGGCGGAGAGGACTTTGAAACCTTAGCCAAAGCATCTTCTGATGACAAATCAGCTCAAAATAATGGTGGCCGAATTGGCTTTGTATCCGCGATGTTTCCACGAGGGCTATATGCCTTAGAAACTGCCGCTTATAATGGCAAAAAGAAAAAAATATTAGGGCCCATTCGGACCGATGCTGGCTACCATATCTTACGTATTAATGATAAGCGCACAGCGCTGGGTGAGATTGAAATTGCGCATATTTTGATCCGCAATAACCCTGATAAGCCTGAGGTGGCCAAACATAAGATTGACAGCCTTTATCAGGCCCTCGCTGGCGGTTCAAACTTTGAAACCTTGGCTGGCTCCTATTCAGAAGATAGCCAAACGGCTCCAAAACAAGGCTATATAGGCTTTGTTGGGATCAATCGTTTTGCCCCTGTTTTTGAAGCAGCTATGTTTGCCATCAAAGCGGATGGGGAATATTCGAAGCCAATACAAAGTAATGTTGGCTGGCACATCATCAAACGGATAAGTCGCCCTGGCATACAACCTTTTGAGACGGAACGGAGTCGTTTAGAGGCAGCTATAGATAAAGACAGTCGATTGGTACTGGCTAAGAATGCCATGCTGGCAAAAATTAAGCAAGAAAGTAATTATCGGGAAAACGAGTCTGTTTACACCGGCTTTGTAGAAAGTTTGAATGACACTTTTTTAAACTTTAAGTGGCGACCCAATATTGCAAATCCTGCTGATGTGCTTTTTGTGTTAGGAAAGGATTTCAACACAACACTGGGCGAATTTGGCGATTATCTTATTCGTTCGTCTCGAGACCGGTTGCGAATGGCTCGTTCTGGCGATCCCAAAGCGGTAGCGCGCGTGTTGTATGAAGCTTTTGTTGATGAACAAGTCCTGAAATTTGAAGAATCGCAGTTGGATACCAAAAATCCTGATTTTAAAGCCCTGATGCGCGAATACGAAGAAGGTATTTTATTGTTTGAAGCTACTAAAATGGAAGTTTGGGATAAGGCTTCTCAAGACACGGTAGGCCTCGAAAAATTTCATGCGGGGATTGTTGGAATGTATAAATGGAGAGAGCGTGCCAAAACCCTTATTTATCGCATTAGCGATCAATATAAGGATCAAATGGACGCCATTTATGCTTTTGCCAAGGACCATTCGGTGGAGGAAGTTAAAGCCGAATTCAACAAGGATGGGAAGATTATTGTGAATGCAGAAGAAAAGTTTTTTGAAAAAGGCCGAAACCCTGAGTTAAATGGAGTGGCTTGGGAAGTCGGGGCATTAAGTCCAATGCTGGTTAATGAACGAAACAAGGTGATTAGTTTTAACAAGTTGTTGGAGCTTTTACCACCTATGAATAAAACATTGAAAGAAGCCCGAGGTTATATTGTCGCGGATTACCAAGACCATCTTGAAAAGGAATGGATTAAACAATTGAAAACGGAATACCCTGTGGACATTAACACCAAGGTGTATGAAAGCTTGATTAAGGAATAATGGTTTGGTATAAATATTATTTTCTTTTACTGTTGGGACTAAGCATCCTTTCGTGTCAGTTGACAGAAAATGATGACAAAGGGGTTATCCTGGCCAAGGTGTATAATAAAACTTTGTATAGTCTCGAATTGGATGGGCTATTTCCTAAAGGGGCAATGGCAGAAGACAGCTTGCAGTTCCTTCAGACTTATGTCGATAAATGGGTGAAAGATGCGCTTGTGCTGCATGAAGCGGAGCTGCATATTCCCAATGACCTTAATATCGATAAATTAGTACGGGATTACCGGGCTTCTTTGATCCGAAATAGCTACGAAGAGGCGTTGGTGCAGGAGTTATTGGATTCGACCATCTCTCAGGCGGAGTTGACGGAGTTTTATGAGAAAAACAAGGAGCAATACCAATTAGAAACGCCCATTATTCGCTGTAATTTTATCAAAGTGCCCCTTCCTGTTCCAGAGGCGACTAAATTGCGCCAATGGTGGAACAGTTCGTCACCGGCCGATCTGAAGGCTTTGATAGATTATTGCAATCAGTATGCGGATGCCCATATTCTGGAGGATAGCGTTTGGTATGGTGTAGATGATATTGCTGTAGAATTGCCAGCAGGAACGCTGACGGCCGACAACATTGGTTTCAAAAGAGAATTTACCCAGCAAGATGGGCAGTTCCAGTATTTTTTTCGCTTATACGAATTGAAAAACAGGAAAGATATTGCGCCATTGGCTTATATTGAAGGTCAGGCAAAAAAGGTTATCTTACATAAACGCAAGCTAAAGTTATTAGAAGATACCAAAGCTGATCTTTATAATAATGGCATTCGAAGTAATAGTATTGAGAAATTTACGAATTAAAAAAAAACATCGTAATGATGATTAGAAAAATAGGCACAAGCCTTTTTATGGTATGTTTGGTGGTCGTTTCTGTCTTTTCCCAAAAGCAGATTATTGATAAAGTAACGGCAACGGTAGGGGGAGAATTGGTGCTCCTTTCAGAAGTGGAAGAGCAATTTTCCCTGATGGAGGCCCAAAGTGGTGTCCTTCCAGAAGATGCGCGTTGCAATATCATGGACCAGGTGCTTATTTCAAAATTATTGCTAAACCAGGCTAAGCTGGATAGTATAGAAGTGTCAGAGGAAGAAGTGGAAGAACAGCTAAATGCCAGGATTGAGCGGATTTTGAGTTATATGAATGGCGACGTTACCCAGTTTGAAGCTTATTATGGTCAAACCATCACAGCAGTGAAAGAACAATTTCGCGAAGACCTGCAAAACCAATTGTTGGTAGATAGAATGCGTAGCAAAATCATGGCTGATGTCACGGTGACACCCTCCGAGGTAAAAACATTTTTCCACCAGATACCGCAAGATAGCTTGCCTTATTTTAATGCAGAAGTAGAGGTTGGAGAAATTGTCTACAAACCCAAGATCAATTCAGTTGAAAGGAACCGATCCATCAACCAACTCGATTCGATTCGGCAATTGGTTTTAGATGGGAAAGCGACTTTTGAGGAAATGGCTCAAAAATTCTCGGATGATGGCTCTGCCAGGATCGGAGGAGACCTGGGCTGGGCTAAGCGCGGAAAATATGTGCCAGATTTTGAGGCAGCGGCCTATAAACTAGAAAAAGACGAAATATCTCCAGTTGTCGAAAGCCAGTTTGGGTTTCACATCATTCAGTTGCTGGACCGTCGGGGCAATTCCATACACGTTCGCCACATTTTAGTCAAACCAGAAATCACTGAAGCTGACCTGGAAAAAGCTGAAATGCACCTCGATTCTATTAGGAATTTGATTGCAAATGATTCTATTTCTTTTTCATTGGCGGTTAAATATTTCTCTGATAAAGAACAGCAGAGTTATAATAATGACGGCCGCATGGTCAATCCCGCTACAGGTAATAACTTTTTTGAAATTGGTGATTTAGATCCTGATATTTACTTTGCTATTGATACCCTGAAGCTCATGCAGGTATCTAAGCCGCTTGCCTTTACCGACCCTATTGGAGAGCCCTATTTCAGATTAGTGCAGGTACAATCGCGGACAATCCCTCACAAGGCCAACCTCCAACAGGATTATTCCAAAATCCGAAAGGCAGCGATTCAGTCCAAGCAGAATGAATTTATTTCTAAATGGGTAGAAAACACGGTTGGTGCAACGTATATCCAAATTGATGCGATGTATAATGGATGTCCTACACTTGCCAAGTGGGAACAGGACAGGGTTAATAATACTAAAGCCAAGTCTAAAGCTAAGCCTTAGCAGGTGGCTCCAGATGAGTTGCAGGTGAAAAACACCTGCAACGGTAGGTTGGGCGGCCTTTAATGCAAGCTGTGCGCTTGCTTGGCATCTAATTCATAAGCCTGAGCAAAGGCATTTTCGGAAGGGCGCAAAGAAAGAAAAACAAAAATGCCTGCTCCGAAAAATAAAAACAAGAGTTGATATTGCTCCACCAAGGCCAGGATGAGCGTGATTAGATTAGCACCTTCTACTAAAAACCATCTTACAAGGAGGCTTTTCCGGTAAGTATCGAGTTTTTGATTTAGGTCTTGTTTTTCCGCTACGGCTTTATGACGGAACAAGTTCCCTACCGCCCTGGCGCCATAGTTGGCTCCTACAAATAGGATGCTAACCAAGAGCAACATCGTATTGTGACTCAGGTTTAACATGCCTCCCCCTGTCGATTTCCCCCATACCATATATAAAATAACCAGGAAAAACAATAATTGCCCAATTAGAAGGGCTGCATAAATGAGTTTTAGTTGGCGGAATTGTGCTTTCATAACTTAATCATGAATGGCTACGATACACCATGCATCATACGCTTTAGCGGTTTGTTTAACAGGATTAAGATAAATCCAGCTAAAAAAGCAATGACAACGAAAATGGAGAAAAAACCAGACAATGAGCTAGTATTTTTAATGTCATCAATATAGCTACTAATGATTCCTCCCGTAAAATTAGCCACGAAGTTGGCCAGGTGCCATACGCCAAACATTAGTGCCATCAATCGTTTGGGAGATAGTTTATTAACGAAAGCCAAGCCTACGGGGGAGATGAATAGTTCTCCCATAGTATGGAAAAAATAGGCCAAGATCAACCAGATCATACTGACCCTGATCGCTCCTTCTGCGGCCCCGGTAGGAATAGGCGATGCGCCGATCACTAAAGCCACAAAGCCAAGTCCGAGCAGGAAAAGTCCCAGTGCAAATTTAATAGGGCCCGGAGGATTCATATTTCGCTTATTCAGCCACACCCATAACCACGAAATGAGTGGGGCACAAGAAATGATGAAAAAGGCATTCAGGGACCCAAACCAGGAAGCAGGTACTTCGTTGGTTTGATCAGAAAAATTGCCTTGGTTGATGAGAACGACCAGGTACCATATAATAGCAAAGCTTATAGCAGAAAACAAGATGGTCAAGGGATACTCCTTAATGATTTTTGTGCCAAGACTGACCAAGATTGAGGTTAAGATCAGCATGGGAATAAAGGTAAGGGCTAAACTAACATAGCGAAAGGTGTTAATAGCCGTTTCGGAGTTTAAGCTCCGTTGGGTGAAATGTTCGGCAAAAATGGTCATGGAGCTTCCCGCTTGTTCGAAGGAAAGCCAGAAAAAGATAACAAAAAAGGATAGCACAGAGATAACGGTCAGCCGATCTCTTTCTACTTCGGGATATTTCCTTAGTCGACTAATGATATAGTAGATCGTTACCAATAAAAATGGAATAACAATCAAAAACTTCACCCCAATCGGCTCTATTTCCAGGTTCAGCCAGGCAACAATAGTCCCTACCAGCAGGGCTGTCATCAAAATCAGCCCATTGCGATCTTTGGTCGTAAAGGGAACGGATACCTCGTTGAATTTTTCGGCAGCACTTAGCTTTTTGTCATCAGCGGTAGGCTTTGTGCCAATATCTCCAAATATTTTTTGTCCGAAGTAGAATTGCAACATACCCAAAAACATAAAGATCCCCGCTATGCCAAAACCATAACTCCAGCCAAAGGCTTCGCTTTCACCAAGCCATCCGCAGATCAGGATCCCGACAAAGGCACCCGAATTGACACCCATGTAAAAGATCGTATAAGCTGAATCTTTGAGGGGGTGGCCATCAGGGTACATTTGCCCTACGATAGGGGTCATATTGGGTTTGAAAAACCCATTTCCGGCAATTAGAAAGGCGATTCCGGTATACAAGCCTATTTCACTCTCGAAAGCCATGGACGCATGCCCAATGGTCATCAATAAAGCACCCAAAACCACTGCATTCCGATTGCCTAGGTAATTATCGGCAATATACCCGCCTATCAAGGGTGATAAGTAAACCAGCCCGGTATACCAGGCATACAAAATAGAAGCCTCGGCGTTTGTCCATTCAAAGCCACCATTGCTCAAGCTGCTAATCAGGAACAGCACCAAAATGGCTCGCATCCCGTAGTAACTAAATCGTTCCCACATTTCTGTAAAGAACAGTACGAATAAACCCACAGGGTGGCTTAAAATGGTCTTTTGATTGATGGGTGACCCAAGAAACGGCTGATTCATCGTTTTGGCTTTTTGTTACTGCACATCTCCCATCCACTTTTTCAATAATGGACTGGTGATGATAAAGATGATTCCCGCACCTAAACCTAACATTACGACAGACATGAATAGGTCGGGAAAAGCACTGACATTGTTCTGGTCAAACTCGCCAGAAAAAAGTCCGGCAATCAGGTTACCCAAAGAAGCCCCTACAAACCAAATCCCCATCATTTGTCCCATATACTGGCGCGGAGCTAGCTTGGTGGTGGCACTTAAGCCTACTGGGCTAAGGGTTAATTCACCGATAGAATGTAAAAAATAGGTCAGTACTAACCACAACATATTAGCTTTTGTACCGTCTGCTACTATCTTGGCCGCATAAAACATGACTAAAAAACCCAAGCCCATCATGATTAATCCAAGCCCAAATTTGAGTGGTGTACTAGGGTTCATTTGCCTGGCAGACAGCTTAATCCACAATGCACCAATGACCGGTGCAAAAATGATGATAAATAAAGGATTGACATTTTGTAACCACCCGGCTGGCATTTCCCAGCCTAGAAAGTTCAAATTGGTATTGTTAGCTGCAAAAAGATTTAAGGTTGACCCCGCTTGTTCAAAACCCGACCAAAATAAAGCGGCGCCGATAAATAAGAAAAAGATGACGACTACTCTTTTTTTCTCGTCTGTATTCAAACCACCGGCAATCAAAATGAAGGCAAAATAGACTAAGGTCACCGACACAATAATCACACCAACTGCTTGGGCAATACCCTTTGCGGTGGTCAGGTCGATTACCCCCGTGAATTGCAAAACCAAGATCAACCCGATTAACAGGGCAGCGAATACGATACCTAACATGCTATTGCTTTCACCTGTGCTACCTTCTTCTTCTCTTTTAAGCTTGGCTTTGGGCTGCACACCGATATTGCCCAGGGTCCTGTCGGCAGTCAACCGATATTGAACTAAACCAGCAAACATTCCTATGGCTGCCATCCCAAATCCAAGATGCCAATTGATCTTTTCACCCAGATAGGCTACGATTGTTTGGCCTAGCAAAGAACCAAGATTGATGCCCATGTAAAAAAGAGAAAATCCAGCATCCCGATGTGCGCCTTTTCCTGGATATAAATCGCCAACGATGGTACTGATATTGGGCTTTAGCAAGCCGGTACCCATGGCTACAAATGCTAGTCCTGCAAAGAAAATAGGCGGAGATCCTGGAATAGCAAGGATTAAATGACCTATCATGATGAGAATACCACCATAATAAATAGCCTTTCGTTGACCAAAAATGTTATCCGCCAGCCAACCGCCAGGTAAGGTCAAGAGATAAACGCCTGCGGTATACATTCCATATACGGCTCCTGCAGTCTCCGAAGTAAGCCCTAAACCTTCCTGCGCTACATCCGTTGTCATAAATAAGATGAGGATAGCCCGCATCCCATAATAACTAAAACGCTCCCACATTTCAGTAAAAAAAAGGGTAGACAGGCCGGCAGGATGGCCGAAAAAACCTGTTTTGTTCGTCGAAGATTCTGACATTTTTCCGATTTGATTAATAGCCGAGAGAAACATCAGATGTTTGGCCAGTTATGCCTTCGATGAACCCTGATGTCTGTCGCTATGGTTTATTATTTTTCTTTCGCCCCTTACATCGTATGGAACTTCGGACTAAAAATAGAAGTTTTTTGGTTATAGCAATAAAAATGCCGGTTTTAATTTTGGAGGGAAGTCGGCCAGCACCTAATATAGCCACCCTCATCCCTTCATCCCCTCATCGCATCATTCATTCCTTATTTACCGATATGCAGTCCCTCCAATCTTTTTACACTGTGATTCGCAGACGTAAAATACTTTTTTGCAAATGGTTTTTTTTTCCGCATTAATTATCTTTTAATGTATTTTTTTTCTATTTTTGCTCCATGTCTAAAAAACGCCTCTCACACGATGCTTTTTTCAAAAAAGCTTTCATGGATATTGATGTAGCCAGGGATTTCATCAGGAATTTTCTTCCTGAGAACCTTGTATCTACCTTGAATTTAGTGGATTTGAAATTGTCCAATCAATCCTTTGTTACTCCTCAGCTTAAGCAATACTTCTCTGACCTGGTCTATAAGTGTACAACTACAGATGAGGAACCTATAGAATTGGCCTTGCTATTTGAGCATAAATACAATGCCCCTGCTTATCCTCATTTGCAATTGTTACGCTATTTATTGGAGTACTGGGAGGTTCAAATCAAGCAAAAGGAGGCATTAACACCAATTATACCTATCGTTGTCTATCAAGGCAAACACAAATGGCAGCAAAAACCTTTTTATAGCTATTTTAAGTCTACTAGCCCTTTATTGCATGCTTATATCCCTAATTTCGAGTATCTACTAACGGACATCAATCAAATGGAGGATGGAGACATTTTGGCCTTAAAAGCGGAATTGCTGAGTAATATTTTACTATTGATGAAGCATATTCAAACCTTCCCACCTCAATACTATACCCGAATTTTTATAGGCATCGAAAACCAGATCCATGATCGTGCAAAAAGAAACTTATTCGAGGGGATGATTGTTTATTTTCTACAAAATGTCGAACTTAGTAGGACTATGTTAGGAATGAGGTTTAAATAAAGCATACAAGATTGACGTAGGAATTTTCCCCTCTGAGAAGGCGAAAAAAACGAGCATAGCGTTCGACTGAGCTCACGCCGAAGTCCGTAGCTACGCGAGTCTTTTTTCAACGCGGTCAGAGGGGAAAAGAACAAGTCAAGATGTATACTTTATTTAGAACTCATTCCTCAAATCAATTGGCAATGACACTTTCCGGAGAAACTAAAAAAATGGCTATGAGTTCTTATGATATGCTGGTGCAGGAGGGAATTATTCAAGGAATCGAGCAAGGAATCGAGCAAGGAATCGAACAAGGAATCGAACAAGGAATTGAGCAAAAAAATAGACTTGTCATTAAAGAAGGAATAGATGCCGGTCTCTCAATCGAATTATTAGCTAAATTGACAGCCTTGTCAGCGGAAGCAGTTTATGAGATCATTGAGTCATTCGAGGAGGGAGAGAAACGGTAATTCATCAAGTGGATTCTCCTGCACTCCTGCGGCTTCCTAATGCTGCTGGCACTAAATAAGCAAGACTTATGCTAATGCCTCGGCCACTAGCTAAATGCCATAGCAGTTTCGCGGATTATTTTCCAGTCATGCTACTTCATGACACCTTGCCTAGAGGGAAAATGCCCCTTGATATTACCACATTTTAATTCTCTAGGGTAGGAGGCACTTCTATAAAAGGCGACGCTACTTTTACGGTCCAACCCAAAGATTCGGCCATGAAACGGATAACGTCGAGCATTTGGTTGCCTTGTAGCCGAGCCTTTTCCATGAGGTCACTGTCTTCCACCTTTTGTCGCAACATTTCTTTGGCATTGTGATTCAGGCTTGTATAATCTTCAGCAGAAAAACTATTGAAGAAGCTTTCTTCCAGGTTGCGGTATTGGACTTGGTGATCGATGGAGAGGATTTCTGGATCGGGGAGGTTGCTCAGGGTGAGGATGCGATGGACACTATCGACGGCAATGTTTACTTTTTCAAGGTCATAACCAACCAAGACTTTTCCTTGAACTTCCAAAATGGCTTTTTTTGAAAATTCAAAGGTGCTGGGTAATGGCAAATAGAGGGTGACGGGACGTGTCTTGGTCTCATTGTAAAGTTCATTGAAGTTGGCTTCAACGGTCACCAGCTTAAGCACGTCCTTCACCTTATCTAATAGGATGGTGGTTTGTGACCGGCTGACCTCCTCTTTTTTGGCTTGGTAAAACCAGCTGCTGAGCCATATGCCGAGTCCAAAAGCGGCCAATAGGCCTATCAATGTTAATATTTTTTTTGTCAAAATGGTATTAATCTGGGATTTGTGCACTAAAGTCATATTTTAATCCTTTGTAGGACTTTAATACCACTTTAACGGAACCCACCGAAACGGGTGATTCTATGAGTAAGGGGATTTTATTCTTGTCATCGGTTAC from Saprospiraceae bacterium encodes:
- the purD gene encoding phosphoribosylamine--glycine ligase, giving the protein MKILLLGSGGREHAFAWKISQSPLCSQLFIGPGNAGTASCGTNVALSPNDFEAVGQFVLQEGIEMVVVGPEEPLVKGIYDYFQQGAFEGVAVIGPSGAAAQLEGSKAFAKAFMAEFKIPTAAYREFTIDQLEEGLAYIAKETPPIVLKADGLAAGKGVLICSSVEEAQAEFKAMLGGKFGEASAKVVIEEFLSGIEFSVFVATDGKGYAVLPIAKDYKRIGEGDTGLNTGGMGSVSPVSFVDEVLMQKVEEQIIKPTIKGIQERRLTYKGFVFIGLIVVKGAPYVIEYNCRMGDPETEVVFPRLQSDLVALLQAIHEERIGQFRIEKDPRAAAAIILVAGGYPEAYEKGKEITNIDKTEGSLIFHAGTRRDGASVVTNGGRVIAITSYGTNFKDALAISNRNAAIIQFEGKHFRKDIGFDL
- a CDS encoding peptidylprolyl isomerase, which gives rise to MNELTKKSCIVLFRKSLVLAICMVMGTFIWAQQDDPVLFSVDGTPVKVSEFTYIYSKTNGKNADFSRKSLDEYLDLYVKFKLKVRKAKEMRLDTIKQLQEELAGYRKQLADSYLLDKTVKKNLAKEVYDRQQEDVDISHILVSLKQDPLPADTLAAFEKALAIKKRLEGGEDFETLAKASSDDKSAQNNGGRIGFVSAMFPRGLYALETAAYNGKKKKILGPIRTDAGYHILRINDKRTALGEIEIAHILIRNNPDKPEVAKHKIDSLYQALAGGSNFETLAGSYSEDSQTAPKQGYIGFVGINRFAPVFEAAMFAIKADGEYSKPIQSNVGWHIIKRISRPGIQPFETERSRLEAAIDKDSRLVLAKNAMLAKIKQESNYRENESVYTGFVESLNDTFLNFKWRPNIANPADVLFVLGKDFNTTLGEFGDYLIRSSRDRLRMARSGDPKAVARVLYEAFVDEQVLKFEESQLDTKNPDFKALMREYEEGILLFEATKMEVWDKASQDTVGLEKFHAGIVGMYKWRERAKTLIYRISDQYKDQMDAIYAFAKDHSVEEVKAEFNKDGKIIVNAEEKFFEKGRNPELNGVAWEVGALSPMLVNERNKVISFNKLLELLPPMNKTLKEARGYIVADYQDHLEKEWIKQLKTEYPVDINTKVYESLIKE
- a CDS encoding peptidylprolyl isomerase codes for the protein MMIRKIGTSLFMVCLVVVSVFSQKQIIDKVTATVGGELVLLSEVEEQFSLMEAQSGVLPEDARCNIMDQVLISKLLLNQAKLDSIEVSEEEVEEQLNARIERILSYMNGDVTQFEAYYGQTITAVKEQFREDLQNQLLVDRMRSKIMADVTVTPSEVKTFFHQIPQDSLPYFNAEVEVGEIVYKPKINSVERNRSINQLDSIRQLVLDGKATFEEMAQKFSDDGSARIGGDLGWAKRGKYVPDFEAAAYKLEKDEISPVVESQFGFHIIQLLDRRGNSIHVRHILVKPEITEADLEKAEMHLDSIRNLIANDSISFSLAVKYFSDKEQQSYNNDGRMVNPATGNNFFEIGDLDPDIYFAIDTLKLMQVSKPLAFTDPIGEPYFRLVQVQSRTIPHKANLQQDYSKIRKAAIQSKQNEFISKWVENTVGATYIQIDAMYNGCPTLAKWEQDRVNNTKAKSKAKP
- a CDS encoding peptide MFS transporter, which gives rise to MNQPFLGSPINQKTILSHPVGLFVLFFTEMWERFSYYGMRAILVLFLISSLSNGGFEWTNAEASILYAWYTGLVYLSPLIGGYIADNYLGNRNAVVLGALLMTIGHASMAFESEIGLYTGIAFLIAGNGFFKPNMTPIVGQMYPDGHPLKDSAYTIFYMGVNSGAFVGILICGWLGESEAFGWSYGFGIAGIFMFLGMLQFYFGQKIFGDIGTKPTADDKKLSAAEKFNEVSVPFTTKDRNGLILMTALLVGTIVAWLNLEIEPIGVKFLIVIPFLLVTIYYIISRLRKYPEVERDRLTVISVLSFFVIFFWLSFEQAGSSMTIFAEHFTQRSLNSETAINTFRYVSLALTFIPMLILTSILVSLGTKIIKEYPLTILFSAISFAIIWYLVVLINQGNFSDQTNEVPASWFGSLNAFFIISCAPLISWLWVWLNKRNMNPPGPIKFALGLFLLGLGFVALVIGASPIPTGAAEGAIRVSMIWLILAYFFHTMGELFISPVGLAFVNKLSPKRLMALMFGVWHLANFVANFTGGIISSYIDDIKNTSSLSGFFSIFVVIAFLAGFILILLNKPLKRMMHGVS
- a CDS encoding peptide MFS transporter, with the translated sequence MSESSTNKTGFFGHPAGLSTLFFTEMWERFSYYGMRAILILFMTTDVAQEGLGLTSETAGAVYGMYTAGVYLLTLPGGWLADNIFGQRKAIYYGGILIMIGHLILAIPGSPPIFFAGLAFVAMGTGLLKPNISTIVGDLYPGKGAHRDAGFSLFYMGINLGSLLGQTIVAYLGEKINWHLGFGMAAIGMFAGLVQYRLTADRTLGNIGVQPKAKLKREEEGSTGESNSMLGIVFAALLIGLILVLQFTGVIDLTTAKGIAQAVGVIIVSVTLVYFAFILIAGGLNTDEKKRVVVIFFLFIGAALFWSGFEQAGSTLNLFAANNTNLNFLGWEMPAGWLQNVNPLFIIIFAPVIGALWIKLSARQMNPSTPLKFGLGLIMMGLGFLVMFYAAKIVADGTKANMLWLVLTYFLHSIGELTLSPVGLSATTKLAPRQYMGQMMGIWFVGASLGNLIAGLFSGEFDQNNVSAFPDLFMSVVMLGLGAGIIFIITSPLLKKWMGDVQ
- a CDS encoding Rpn family recombination-promoting nuclease/putative transposase, translating into MSKKRLSHDAFFKKAFMDIDVARDFIRNFLPENLVSTLNLVDLKLSNQSFVTPQLKQYFSDLVYKCTTTDEEPIELALLFEHKYNAPAYPHLQLLRYLLEYWEVQIKQKEALTPIIPIVVYQGKHKWQQKPFYSYFKSTSPLLHAYIPNFEYLLTDINQMEDGDILALKAELLSNILLLMKHIQTFPPQYYTRIFIGIENQIHDRAKRNLFEGMIVYFLQNVELSRTMLGMRFK
- a CDS encoding DUF4230 domain-containing protein, whose translation is MHKSQINTILTKKILTLIGLLAAFGLGIWLSSWFYQAKKEEVSRSQTTILLDKVKDVLKLVTVEANFNELYNETKTRPVTLYLPLPSTFEFSKKAILEVQGKVLVGYDLEKVNIAVDSVHRILTLSNLPDPEILSIDHQVQYRNLEESFFNSFSAEDYTSLNHNAKEMLRQKVEDSDLMEKARLQGNQMLDVIRFMAESLGWTVKVASPFIEVPPTLEN